One Tunturibacter gelidoferens genomic region harbors:
- a CDS encoding Ig-like domain-containing protein, which yields MSGPSCSLQNWAIRIGNSLEIENPLVLPMGIEMREYKNVVVINRCWLAPLFLLLTLSVGASTQATLTQLVRPVPTATVLEQPSGALFASTAVPLTIEVTSSNGLIVPNGSVTLTDNSIVVGYVTVANGIATFTQKALFTGDHQLVACYTGVANFSASCSAPLNISALLPYLLEQTNPSGSVAAPKVFVDNLKVIPTKGFSGVVRLNCQVSSYSCSLSPSSVSFSGDGSAQIVKASFSPAATPTSAGLLGLPIVGMLGVLIRRRPRRSGNIRFLLCSAALLCVVGCGPVISVPVSSATQTMLVNSTSGSYSQAVTYQIQVETDIVE from the coding sequence GTTCTCTACAAAACTGGGCCATCCGAATCGGTAATTCGCTCGAGATCGAAAATCCACTTGTGTTGCCAATGGGAATTGAAATGCGCGAGTATAAAAATGTCGTCGTAATCAACAGATGCTGGCTGGCCCCGCTGTTCCTACTTCTAACCTTATCAGTGGGTGCTTCAACTCAAGCGACTCTGACGCAACTCGTCCGTCCAGTGCCCACTGCGACAGTGTTGGAGCAGCCGTCAGGAGCACTCTTCGCCTCAACCGCAGTTCCACTTACGATTGAGGTAACATCCAGTAACGGGTTGATCGTTCCGAATGGAAGTGTGACACTGACCGACAACTCCATTGTGGTTGGCTATGTGACTGTCGCTAACGGGATAGCAACTTTCACTCAAAAAGCCCTTTTCACAGGCGATCACCAACTAGTCGCTTGCTACACAGGAGTAGCCAATTTTTCGGCCAGCTGTAGTGCTCCTCTCAATATTTCCGCTCTACTTCCGTATCTATTGGAACAGACTAATCCTTCCGGCTCCGTTGCTGCACCCAAAGTGTTTGTTGACAACCTAAAAGTGATCCCTACGAAGGGATTTTCGGGTGTAGTACGGCTCAATTGCCAGGTGTCCTCCTACAGTTGCAGTTTATCCCCTTCCTCCGTCTCGTTTTCTGGAGACGGAAGTGCGCAGATCGTCAAAGCTTCCTTTAGCCCAGCAGCTACGCCAACCTCGGCAGGATTACTTGGACTCCCGATTGTTGGCATGCTTGGAGTTTTGATCAGGAGAAGACCAAGGAGGTCCGGTAACATACGATTCCTCTTATGCAGTGCCGCGCTTCTGTGTGTTGTGGGGTGTGGCCCCGTGATCTCGGTCCCAGTTAGCAGTGCGACTCAAACGATGTTAGTGAATTCTACGTCCGGATCCTATAGTCAGGCTGTGACTTATCAGATACAGGTCGAGACCGATATAGTGGAGTGA
- a CDS encoding tyrosine-type recombinase/integrase, with the protein MKLSEGIGHYVLFKRAAGLKYQTEESTLLGFLVLLGDVQLSEVMTQDVLTFLNSQPSVTFSWRRKYRLLMYFFEYWAVREAMPTLLMPNPRPKVRQTFVPHIYSREHIHSLLKATFKSQKRYSCLISPQTFRTLILLLYGTGATVGEALGLGLTDMDLKTGMLTIHNNRSDRSRRIPICSDLQNAIRGYVAWRSSLQIHCDRLFVKNDGYALITTSLIINFRKLRKIACITRHDGSKSQPTMQDLRPTFAVHRITSWIRNGADLNRMLPALAVYMGHAGLASTQKYLLMTPERFRRELNKLSPMPGKERWREDKVLMTFLASL; encoded by the coding sequence GTGAAGCTGTCCGAAGGAATTGGACACTATGTCCTTTTCAAGCGCGCGGCCGGTCTCAAATATCAAACCGAGGAGTCAACTCTTCTAGGATTTCTAGTCCTTCTTGGCGATGTACAACTCAGCGAAGTGATGACTCAAGATGTGCTGACGTTCCTAAACAGCCAGCCATCCGTGACGTTCAGCTGGCGCAGAAAATATCGCTTGCTAATGTATTTCTTTGAATATTGGGCTGTCCGTGAAGCTATGCCGACATTGCTCATGCCAAATCCGAGGCCGAAGGTTCGTCAGACATTTGTTCCTCACATTTACAGTCGGGAGCACATCCACTCTCTCTTGAAGGCAACATTCAAAAGTCAAAAGCGTTATAGCTGCTTGATTTCTCCGCAAACATTCCGAACATTAATATTGCTTCTCTACGGAACAGGCGCTACCGTCGGAGAGGCGCTTGGCCTCGGATTGACCGACATGGATCTGAAAACGGGCATGCTCACTATACATAACAATCGATCGGATCGATCACGCCGAATTCCGATCTGCAGTGATCTGCAAAATGCTATACGAGGGTACGTGGCCTGGAGGTCTTCACTTCAGATTCACTGCGACCGGCTGTTTGTCAAGAATGATGGCTATGCTCTTATTACTACTTCTCTCATTATCAATTTTCGCAAACTTCGGAAGATTGCCTGCATTACTCGCCATGACGGATCCAAGAGCCAACCCACTATGCAAGACCTCAGGCCAACGTTTGCCGTTCATCGGATCACGTCGTGGATTCGGAACGGCGCGGACCTAAACCGAATGCTGCCGGCCCTGGCAGTTTATATGGGACATGCTGGACTCGCTTCCACTCAGAAATACCTGCTCATGACGCCAGAGCGGTTTCGTCGAGAATTGAATAAGCTCAGCCCAATGCCCGGGAAGGAGCGATGGCGAGAGGATAAGGTGCTAATGACATTTCTCGCAAGCCTTTGA
- a CDS encoding glycosyl hydrolase family 28-related protein, with protein sequence MNVKTAFGAKGDGVTDDTEAFQNALNQLVSNPAILWVPKGTYIISATLQMTACGGVSIIGEDPKQSVIQWNGPAGGTMLDLEGCAWFRLARLGWNGEDRASVVMRIDSTLENGENYPTYDDIEDQQISHTGIGIQVGFAGETSVQRVHFDHNTIAGVLLASWNALNFNVVDSLFTDCNVGVTNSGPGGSGAFNVSNSVFVRSQTTDMMMWNTGPFSERQNISFDSTAFFIGGQIGAGATIVLQGNTVISPATTPIQIGNPGPIMLIDNYFAGLDPSLNILSVTGANPLGVFSIGNVFAVASPFGSNIGLFNSVDEAQSSSDIVPEVNIPTDVYIPPLSGRPIFEVPVGSSASAIQKLVDSAALESQGGVVHFPEGTFWIDHTINVRDSTNLTLTGDGPLTSISGVGSLSGPVIQISGTHARLENMALNAEEGSATDTALEIDIEDRPSTSVHCDQCKTNYASVGLQVGGVDNALVDVRIGELNAAAGQRAAVITGGAVRQGGGQTLGRLDGFMMSLDSYEVSDGGHFLVEDSWHDVGQGSQQFTLSGPGVVTHEGGTVYTPSSAPSMKASQFSGSVSLLGVSSNSILSMDQSQKASAMIAGTVQISGLPMLATDGSVTHTTQLSNFQSVNNLTPTPVLDVPSSSTVVEKMFAQARTEYVVPRLTPSPDVTEIDLHRIVVSTDGIGIKIQPKSSFSGSNSYSITSLASNGQSTGSPSSCSNGSLTMNGAWTLQQNVDGFYGLSNGSTFLSNRTSDSTDSTSTGVSATMSDAGQRWNIRPVGGGSFHVINRANGMALTSDSKGCISLSVESEASSQEWSVDLIEPK encoded by the coding sequence TTGAATGTCAAGACCGCGTTTGGAGCAAAGGGAGATGGCGTTACGGACGATACGGAAGCATTCCAGAACGCGTTGAACCAACTGGTCTCGAATCCCGCTATTCTTTGGGTGCCGAAAGGAACATACATCATCAGCGCCACGCTGCAGATGACGGCCTGCGGGGGCGTCTCAATTATAGGCGAAGATCCAAAGCAATCGGTTATTCAGTGGAATGGTCCAGCTGGTGGAACCATGCTGGACCTTGAGGGTTGTGCTTGGTTCAGACTCGCGCGCCTTGGCTGGAACGGCGAAGATAGAGCGAGCGTTGTGATGCGTATCGACTCAACCCTTGAGAATGGAGAGAATTATCCGACCTACGACGATATCGAAGACCAGCAAATCAGTCACACAGGAATTGGGATCCAGGTAGGATTTGCAGGGGAAACGAGCGTTCAACGTGTGCACTTTGATCACAACACGATAGCTGGCGTCCTCTTAGCATCCTGGAACGCATTGAATTTCAACGTGGTCGACTCTCTCTTTACGGACTGCAACGTTGGCGTGACCAATTCCGGGCCTGGAGGATCCGGGGCTTTCAATGTTTCAAATAGCGTCTTTGTTCGGTCACAGACCACCGATATGATGATGTGGAACACCGGGCCTTTTTCAGAAAGGCAAAATATATCTTTTGATTCGACAGCATTTTTCATCGGAGGACAGATCGGAGCTGGGGCAACCATTGTTCTTCAAGGCAATACAGTTATTAGTCCTGCTACAACTCCGATACAAATAGGAAATCCAGGTCCAATTATGCTAATCGACAATTATTTCGCCGGTTTGGACCCTTCGCTTAATATCCTTTCGGTGACGGGCGCCAATCCGCTAGGCGTATTTTCAATCGGAAACGTGTTTGCGGTCGCGAGCCCGTTTGGAAGTAATATTGGTCTGTTCAATAGCGTTGACGAAGCGCAAAGCTCATCGGACATTGTTCCTGAAGTAAATATTCCGACAGATGTCTACATTCCACCCCTAAGCGGCCGTCCTATTTTTGAAGTTCCGGTAGGTTCGTCCGCTAGTGCGATTCAGAAACTCGTAGATAGCGCAGCTCTGGAATCGCAAGGTGGAGTGGTCCATTTTCCAGAAGGCACGTTTTGGATAGATCACACTATCAATGTTCGAGACTCAACAAACCTCACACTGACCGGAGACGGTCCGCTTACGAGCATTTCTGGCGTAGGCTCCCTTTCTGGTCCTGTTATTCAAATTTCTGGAACTCACGCCAGACTCGAAAACATGGCACTCAACGCAGAAGAAGGATCGGCGACGGACACTGCCTTGGAAATCGACATCGAGGATCGTCCGTCGACCAGCGTTCATTGTGATCAATGTAAGACCAACTACGCCAGCGTTGGTCTCCAAGTAGGTGGAGTTGATAATGCTTTAGTTGATGTACGAATTGGCGAGTTGAACGCCGCCGCCGGTCAAAGAGCCGCAGTTATCACGGGAGGCGCCGTCAGGCAGGGCGGAGGTCAGACGTTAGGCCGTCTAGATGGGTTCATGATGTCGCTCGATTCTTATGAAGTGTCGGATGGAGGGCATTTTTTAGTCGAAGATTCCTGGCATGATGTCGGTCAGGGTTCACAGCAATTCACGTTATCCGGCCCTGGGGTCGTGACTCACGAAGGGGGTACCGTATATACACCAAGCTCTGCACCAAGTATGAAAGCAAGCCAGTTCTCTGGCTCAGTAAGTCTACTTGGTGTGTCAAGCAACTCAATCTTGTCGATGGACCAGTCTCAAAAAGCCTCGGCGATGATTGCCGGCACGGTCCAGATTTCAGGGCTTCCAATGCTTGCCACGGATGGCAGCGTAACGCATACGACGCAACTTTCTAATTTTCAATCCGTCAATAATCTCACTCCGACGCCAGTCCTCGATGTACCTTCATCATCCACGGTCGTGGAGAAAATGTTCGCTCAGGCACGCACGGAATATGTCGTCCCACGACTGACACCCTCGCCAGATGTCACTGAGATAGATTTGCACCGGATCGTTGTCTCGACCGATGGTATTGGTATAAAAATTCAACCAAAATCTTCATTTAGCGGATCGAACTCGTATTCAATTACTTCGCTCGCGTCAAACGGACAATCTACGGGCTCACCCTCCAGTTGCAGCAATGGTTCATTGACAATGAATGGGGCTTGGACACTGCAGCAAAACGTGGACGGCTTCTATGGTTTGAGCAACGGGAGTACCTTCCTGTCGAATCGAACCAGCGATTCGACAGATTCTACGAGTACGGGCGTTTCGGCGACGATGTCTGATGCCGGGCAAAGGTGGAACATAAGACCAGTTGGAGGCGGCTCTTTCCATGTCATCAACAGAGCGAACGGTATGGCACTGACAAGTGATTCTAAGGGCTGCATTTCGTTATCTGTTGAGAGTGAGGCAAGCAGCCAAGAATGGTCCGTTGATCTCATAGAGCCCAAATGA
- a CDS encoding FG-GAP-like repeat-containing protein, whose product MVLAVSTQLHAAPAVTTTGLTVSPGGPISEGTFVSLVATVRTNAPVTQGRVYFCEMITTCLVGEGSYGVAQLTSSGTATLRTRLNVGDNNVLAVFMATKKNLGSKSTASIVTVTSRVVYSSTASLSSSGVPGNYTLTGSVSSFGREQLTGAVSLIDSTANNFEIGSGALSNPSIGLSNAIPYSVGRQPGAVATGDFNGDGTPDLVVADENDNDISVLLGNGDGTFRQQITWPTGHTPESIAVGDFNGDGISDLAVADTNGNCISVFLGNGDGSFQSQLIYGVGRGPVSIATGDFNSDGNADLVVANVTDSDVSILLGNGDGTFQAASVFTTGRSPQSVAVGDFNSDGVIDLAVADTSDDTVSILIGNDDGTFQARTTWATGVGPYSLATADLNNDGILDLAIANRNSNTVSIMIGNGNGTFQNQVPVAVGTAPDAIAVGDFNGDGIPDLAVCNQFDSTVSILLGDGAASFLPRLNYKMGYSNGLSLVVGDFNGDGITDLANTDLQELNVQLGQQIASFSVSGISNLGSGTNWVYAGYPGDNIRFPSQSLTVPLIGIQGTAVVSLFSAPNPASFGTVITLSATVSGGGGVSPTGEVIFKDGATVLGTSRISGATATITAGGLAVGSHSITAFYVGDFSYGPTTSMPFVQTIVKAAAAMSLMSSINPSVYGNMLTITATLAKSATGVVVFMDGENTIGSGVVNGDGAATISTSSLAAGLHTITAVYSGDGNFQ is encoded by the coding sequence GTGGTGCTCGCAGTCTCCACGCAACTTCACGCCGCTCCGGCAGTGACCACGACTGGTCTGACCGTTTCGCCTGGTGGGCCAATTTCAGAAGGGACCTTCGTTAGTCTTGTCGCTACCGTAAGAACCAACGCGCCCGTGACTCAAGGTCGTGTCTATTTTTGTGAGATGATTACTACATGCCTTGTGGGTGAGGGCTCTTATGGCGTGGCACAGTTAACGAGCAGTGGAACCGCAACTTTGCGAACCAGACTTAATGTCGGTGATAATAACGTTCTTGCCGTTTTTATGGCGACAAAGAAAAATTTGGGAAGCAAATCAACAGCGAGCATTGTGACCGTTACGAGTCGTGTTGTGTATTCGAGCACAGCATCGCTAAGTTCGAGCGGAGTTCCTGGAAACTACACGCTGACTGGCAGCGTAAGTTCATTTGGCAGGGAGCAATTGACTGGTGCTGTAAGTTTAATTGATAGTACCGCCAATAACTTTGAAATTGGATCCGGAGCTTTGTCTAACCCTTCGATTGGCCTATCAAATGCGATACCATACAGTGTAGGACGCCAACCAGGGGCTGTTGCGACAGGTGATTTTAATGGCGATGGCACACCCGACCTTGTTGTTGCCGATGAAAATGACAATGATATTTCGGTTCTACTTGGAAATGGCGATGGAACATTTCGGCAGCAGATCACGTGGCCGACGGGCCATACGCCGGAATCGATAGCGGTAGGAGATTTCAACGGGGATGGTATCTCAGACTTAGCTGTTGCGGACACGAACGGAAACTGCATTTCCGTATTTCTTGGTAACGGCGATGGCAGTTTTCAAAGCCAACTGATATATGGAGTCGGTCGCGGTCCAGTGTCCATTGCGACAGGCGATTTCAATAGTGACGGCAACGCAGATCTTGTGGTCGCTAATGTAACTGACTCTGACGTCTCCATACTTCTTGGAAACGGCGATGGGACGTTTCAGGCAGCCTCTGTTTTCACTACTGGCCGTAGCCCTCAATCTGTTGCAGTGGGTGATTTCAACTCTGACGGAGTTATTGACCTAGCCGTCGCGGATACATCCGACGATACGGTTTCGATACTTATCGGCAACGACGACGGGACCTTCCAGGCACGGACGACCTGGGCAACGGGTGTTGGGCCATATTCTCTGGCGACGGCTGATCTTAACAATGATGGCATTCTCGACTTAGCTATCGCGAACAGAAACAGCAATACAGTCTCCATAATGATCGGAAATGGAAACGGTACTTTTCAGAATCAAGTTCCCGTCGCAGTAGGAACTGCACCTGATGCAATTGCAGTCGGGGATTTCAACGGGGACGGCATTCCTGATCTCGCGGTCTGCAATCAATTCGATTCTACCGTTTCAATACTTCTGGGGGATGGGGCTGCAAGCTTTTTACCTCGCCTGAACTATAAGATGGGATACTCTAATGGACTGTCTTTAGTCGTAGGTGATTTTAATGGCGATGGAATAACTGACCTTGCGAATACTGATCTCCAAGAATTGAACGTGCAACTTGGCCAACAGATTGCCAGCTTTTCGGTGAGCGGGATTTCAAACCTCGGGTCTGGTACTAATTGGGTGTATGCGGGTTATCCGGGAGACAATATCCGCTTTCCGAGCCAGTCTCTGACTGTTCCCTTGATCGGAATACAGGGTACGGCCGTTGTATCGCTGTTCTCCGCTCCAAATCCAGCCTCATTCGGAACTGTAATCACACTCAGCGCCACTGTCTCAGGTGGGGGTGGAGTTTCTCCCACAGGTGAGGTTATCTTCAAAGACGGCGCAACAGTCCTCGGGACCTCCAGAATCTCGGGCGCCACTGCGACCATCACCGCGGGAGGGCTCGCAGTGGGCAGCCACTCCATTACTGCGTTCTATGTTGGAGATTTCAGTTATGGTCCTACGACCTCTATGCCTTTTGTGCAGACTATCGTTAAAGCGGCGGCGGCCATGAGCCTTATGTCATCGATAAACCCCTCGGTCTACGGAAATATGCTCACCATAACAGCAACGTTAGCTAAGAGTGCAACAGGAGTCGTGGTATTTATGGATGGAGAGAACACCATTGGTTCTGGTGTCGTGAATGGAGATGGTGCCGCCACGATTTCAACTTCATCCTTAGCCGCGGGACTTCACACGATTACGGCAGTTTATTCCGGAGATGGAAACTTTCAGTAG
- a CDS encoding site-specific integrase, which produces MKATVREKEFVRLRQCEAPLRTEREHYLSHLLDQGTSKAYVRVVASRLLHINRLLGMTTLRDVHPAELELATLDWISYIRSHQTRVVGASTAYTFRNTAEKWLRFHSRLVLPAIATHPFDTVFADFVHFIKVTQQMSLDSIRNHQSKVSQFLVWARERHHQVSEISLSTVDEYLEGKRSMGLQPRSMAAHCQSLRTFFQYTGTKGLSDAKIARSIKSPRIPRSDDLPKGPSWRDVRRLLRSAADEKSNDLRTTAILFLCSIYGLRGIEIRGLTVDNFDWINETFSVQRGKGGKIQEFPIQFEVGEALLRYLRNSRPLCSSRHLFVTLKPPYRAMNQTVLSKIVRVRMKSLGITLKHYGTHSLRHACATQLLRQGSSLIEIADFLGHGDIKSVSIYAKLDMYSLWQVAAFSLAGLK; this is translated from the coding sequence GTGAAAGCAACTGTCCGGGAAAAGGAATTTGTACGATTGCGTCAATGTGAAGCCCCTTTGCGCACAGAACGGGAACATTACTTGTCACACCTACTCGACCAGGGCACAAGCAAAGCGTACGTTCGCGTTGTTGCGAGCCGTCTGTTACATATCAATCGTTTGCTAGGCATGACCACCTTGCGCGACGTGCACCCGGCCGAACTTGAACTCGCGACTTTGGACTGGATCTCATATATTCGATCCCATCAAACCAGAGTAGTGGGAGCTTCGACTGCTTACACATTTAGGAATACAGCCGAAAAATGGCTCCGGTTTCACAGCCGGTTAGTCCTGCCGGCTATTGCGACTCACCCTTTTGATACAGTTTTTGCGGATTTTGTGCACTTCATTAAGGTCACGCAACAGATGTCGCTGGATTCGATTCGTAATCATCAAAGTAAAGTCTCGCAGTTTCTTGTTTGGGCGAGAGAACGCCACCACCAGGTCTCGGAGATTTCCCTTAGCACCGTCGACGAGTATCTGGAAGGTAAGCGCAGTATGGGTCTGCAGCCACGATCAATGGCGGCGCACTGCCAATCTCTGCGTACTTTCTTTCAATACACAGGCACCAAGGGCCTGAGCGACGCAAAGATAGCGCGGAGTATCAAGAGTCCTCGGATCCCGCGTAGCGACGATCTGCCGAAGGGGCCCAGTTGGAGGGATGTCAGACGGCTGCTTAGATCCGCAGCGGACGAAAAATCAAATGATTTGCGAACTACCGCGATATTATTTCTCTGTTCGATATACGGGTTAAGAGGCATTGAAATTAGGGGCCTCACGGTCGACAACTTCGACTGGATCAACGAAACTTTTTCTGTCCAGAGGGGTAAGGGCGGAAAGATTCAAGAATTTCCGATTCAATTTGAGGTTGGTGAAGCGCTGTTGAGATACCTGCGGAACAGCCGTCCATTGTGTTCGAGTCGCCATCTTTTTGTGACTCTCAAGCCACCGTATCGAGCCATGAACCAAACGGTCTTGTCCAAAATTGTACGCGTCCGAATGAAGAGCCTGGGGATCACGTTGAAACATTACGGTACTCACTCACTTCGGCACGCGTGCGCCACCCAACTCTTGCGCCAGGGGTCATCCTTGATCGAGATCGCAGATTTCTTGGGTCATGGCGATATCAAATCGGTAAGTATCTACGCCAAACTTGATATGTATTCCCTTTGGCAGGTGGCTGCATTTAGCTTGGCGGGGTTGAAGTGA